The genomic stretch TGCCGCCATAATTACGGTCTATTGTGGTATACCCATGTGCCGGTTCGGGATGGCACATTAACATAATATATAACGTCCATGGTCTGATTGTGTGAGTTGGCCCAATCTGGTATGATTTTTACTATGGCTTCCCTATTAGGGTTTTTCAACCATATTTCAAAGGGCttctttcagtctataaataacgcttgcacagcagtgtgtgtagttagggatgagcaatagaataagtcgacagcggcatgtgatacgatatagattgtggaacagtaccaccgtcccccgtagtttaattggtcaaaacaccatgccggagacagggagattgcgggttcaagtcccgtcgggatgcggtatatttttccaaatctgtatcatatttccagttcgcttatttttcgttcttcctctactcacatactgtctgcttaatgaacgagCTCAAAGGGCAGTTGCATGTTCAGAGGTGTCAGTTTCACAGTCACAGACGCGACATATATCTGTTTGAAATCACTGTAGCTTTTTTTAATGGATATTTTGCTGGACTGTGCCCCGTGACGCCTTACTATCAGAAAAGATACATATTTCTGTATGTCTGTAGTTTCTTTTCAGATAGATTGCAGCGCATTCTAAATTTAGATCCACTTAATAATCGGTGGCAGCTTTCTTTTTACTGTGGTGCCTCTGGCGGCGGTTACGAGAAACCAATGACAGCGCAGTGACGAGAAaggtttgtttacaagttttTTACGATGAAACGTGAAAGACATGAGAAAATTCTGCACACTCTTGTTGAAAATCCGACGTGGTCAGGTGCAAAAACTACGAAGTGCCTCAAATTCCCCAAATCCGTAAACAGCGTGTTAAAACGATCCAATGAGACTTTAACGCTGGATCGTGCTTATCACAGCAACCGCTGAAGTGAAACGATTGAAAGTCTGCAGAGCAGTTCGGACGAACCCTGGGATCAACATGCGCGATTTGGCAAAGAAGTTCTCGGCACCGCAGAAAGTCTTGATCAAATTCGACGGCTGCATTTTAAAAGACGATGAGTCATATGCAAAAATGGAATTCGCGCAGCTCCCAGGACCAAAATTCTATATGTCCAAGCGCAAGGGTGAGGGCTTGGCAACAGCCAAGCGGTTTAAATTCGTGTTTGCTGACAAGTTCGTTCGGAAGCAGGGAATCTGCAGCTGTGGCAAAAAAAACAAGCTTTTCATCACCGGATCGGATCAACATCGGTACAAGATACAAGGaacagtgcctccagaagcgagTTTTGCCGATCATCCAATCACATGACGGTCCGATGAAGTTCTAGCCTGACTTGGCCAGCTACCACTACAGTACAAGGaaaataaaacatcaatatcAATCATCGAAAAAGCCATCAACTTGCCAAATTGCCCAGATTTTCGTCCAACTGAAAAAATTTGGGCGGTAATCAGGAGCAAGTTGAAGAAAAGTAGCAGAACGATGAAAAAACCAGCTGATTTACATAAAGGATGGAAGAAAATGGCGGAGTTCCAGAAGATGATGAGCGGTATAAAACGAAAAGTCTTTCTTTCCGACATCACACCttagttttagtttccgcagaatgtaccCCGATGCAGTGCGGTAagatttagtcctacgtcaataaaaAGGTAATTCATAGAAGGACATTCATagaagttgaaaatttatttttttgctttgaaaaTATATTGCAAGCTGAAAAATATAGTCCAAATTCAGGAACTGATATCGGTTCTAGAATCTAAACCTTTTTTATTCGTCCAATGAAAATTACTTCAAACTTCAGACTTGAAGATGTGTCATTCTCTGTGAAAATTCAAGAAGAAATTTCGAAACTCGCCTAAAAGCAAACCTTGAAcaggtaaacacaggttttgtctGAGAGCTCggaatgaaaaatataaatgatcatagcttttcaacaatttttgtgaattttggtacctCTAGTAAAGATAAGTAAGATGGTCTTGCGGAGAGTGTTTCTTCACTATTTTTACATGAAGATAAGCACCGCAGCATTATTGTGTAACCTAATGACAGTTTATCGCAGGAACAAGTAGGTGATTTCATTTGTTTAAGTTCCGCAGTAAATAAGCTAGTTGTGAAATGTACTTGCAGTGTGCAGACCACATAACAGTTTTACAAGTGTCAAACACTTCAGCATTGGTGCTTTATATACCTCGAAAAGCCTCAAGAACTCCGGGAACGTAAAAATGCTACACAATGAACACTGCATATCAACTTATCAGAACAAATGATAACAAAAATTAGGTTTTGTTTTGTTAAAACCATATTTAACTTTAGTGACACTAATTTTTGGATTATTCTTCCTGTATGAACTCATCAGTGCCTTAGATTATCAATGTTTATTCACGTGCAGATGAATAGAATTTTTCTCAGTGTCAGCACATTCATTCactgatgcaactcagtaaccaTTGCTCATTGCGACAATGCATGAATTTCATTTAccatattcaatgacagaacagtggaatgaaCATCAGAGGCCTCGTGAATGATATTCAAAGAAGAATCGGTAATTATCAATCCAAGTATTGAAAGTCTGTTCAGGCGCAGTACACTGCACGGTACAGTATAAATTGTCGAATGAGgttattttgattttcactattcTGAAATGATTTTCCTTTTTGAagatcaaaatatcaacaagAGTGTTAAGGTTTATCCGGTCGgtgttcatcggttgtttggtatGATGAAATATCAACGTtcgcatgggtagtatgattttcaatataaaaaaaaggcTGAAAATCGCTGCTCTCGAATATAATGACAGTAAATATTCTCAGCACTGCTCATTACTACAACTCGAAACAAtgatcttttgtgatatcgcCCGGGTGCTTGCTGTATTCAGCACTTCTACTTTGAGCAATATCACTATTGAGAGTAAGTGACATGCTTATTATAATTCGGGCTTGTGTATGCTTTTGCACCCTTCCTATCTACGTTTACTATTCGAGTCTCGCTGCCTCCGGCCAATTATATCGCTAATTAAAATTCTCTGAAGAGGTTTCAACTGAATGTCATCTACTGATTAGTTTCATTGTAAGAATGACTAATTTTTGTCAAGAGATTTGTCGAGGTTTTGTAGAATTCAACGTGAAGGAAAGGttagtggggagcctgagaataaactcatgcttGAGTCGAATGGCTtgattctactaaaattcgaaACCACGATCATCCGCtagtcaaagcggactctataACCTTGCGACTACGAAGCTATCTGAATTTCAAGGAACActgtaattatttattttcttgcTGAGAAATGTATCATATAATATGTGAATTTGATGTTGGTTTTTAATTGGACTTCATAGCACTGACTGTATGAGAAAACTTGAGACTAGAGGTTgcaatcaaaaattttttttaaacatttcacaaaaaaaaaacaagaagtgTAAAATCATTGCTCATGGTGATCGTGTAACGAACAGGAGCAAAAATCTCCCGAACCTAATTTGAAAATCGGAGAAAATGTTCAGAGAGTTTGTTTATCACAACAAATATATATCTAGGAAAGAAGATTGGAAACGATTTGTGATAATGCATCTTCAGCGTGATTCTAGATTTGAACTACCGTCTGTTTCTGTTCTTGCTCCGCATACAAGACTAAAAGTGTGTGGGGGATCGTAACGAACCAAACCGAAAACTAAAGAATAACGACTTCAAGCGAACTTTGTGATTTTTTCTAGATTTAATGGTTTAGGACTATAATAGTGTCATGAAAGAGCCAATTTCTTACCCTCTTGATAGGGTTATCGTTTTCGTCGGCTATCGATGGCCATTCGCTAGAAGCTAGTTGTAATTTACTACCTAACACCGATGCGCCGATTGGTtagaaatatttaaaacaaagaCACATTTTTCCGGCATCACCAAGGACACCGTCATTGTACGTAGAGGGTAaagaagagagaaagaaaaaaagagagagagaaaacacCAGATTAGGATGACCGGTTAGATGGGTGCGCAGCGGGAAAACGGCAGCGGATTTAGTCCAACCGCGTTCGGATAAACAACTGTAGTTAGTAGGAGTGGGTGGTGCAAAACAATACAATCATATGTGGGTTTGCAGACGAACAAACACTAACCTTTCGGCGCGAGGTGaaaattgaatagcattgacGGATCCATGTCGCCTGGTGTGTTGAGTAACGATGACGTACCTGGTAACTGTGATGTCTGCATACCATCTCCGTTTCCGGAGTTGTTTCCATTTCCTCCTCCTGCCGTACTACTTCCACTTCCTGTAACTCCTACTACTCCTCCTCCACCACCACCACTACTAACTAGATTCCCTGTGATGCCCCCCATGCCGGGACTAAGCACGGAACCGCTATTGCTACCTGGTCCCATTACGCTTGGTCCGCCGCCGGGGGTGCTTCCGCCACCAGCGGCACCTCCTGCCACACTTCCAGGTCCCTGTAAGCCCCCGTTACCTCCTCCCATGGGCGACATGCCGATCGGACTTTGCGGTGTTCGTAGGCCGCCCGTTCCACCAACACCGCCACTAGCCGCGTTCTGCGCGCGAACACTGACGACCGCTCGTAACTCCTGCCGGACCAGCTCGGACGAATTCAGCCCACCACCGTTGGCACCTGCAACAAGAACAAATGTCGAGGTTTCTCTTCTATCTGTGCACAAATTTCAGTCGTTAAGGTGATCGTTCACACAATTTACAATCGAATTTTTTCGGGTTTTAGTTGTGCTCTGGCGGAAAGGTTATGTACAAGGAAGTTTGTTATGACGAAGCCAAGTAAGGTTAGCGGCTATAAATTTCGACTTTTCCCAGACATAGGATAGAGTATACATTCATAGTGGTGAAATGGCCAAATTGATCTGATTGCTCCCAAAGTTGGTTTCTTGCGTGCGCGCAGCAAGATGTCCTGCATTCCGTCGACCGACCAACGGGTTAGATTGTACGAACACATATACAAACAGATAGTACAGCACATTTACGGATAGAGCATTTCCTCGATAGGTACTGGTTTGGTGGATGATTAGTGATGGTGAAATGATTCGTTCGTAGTGGAATACATGAATGAGACAATGGTTCGATGCGCTTACAAACGTTGAGCAAGACAAACATGTGGGGGGATGAGATGCATTTGTTGTGGATGGATTTGTGCGTGTGTCTCTTTTGGTGGGTGGTGCTGCTTACCAGTTTGGCTGCGATTGAAGAAATCGCCTGGTGAGCCCGCCGTGTGCTGCTGCATTGCGGCATTGCTGAACATCATCCCATAGCCACTAGCATCTGCATTGGGTCCATGTCCGCCATACGAGGGACGTGGCGATCCTGTGTGTGGTGGAAACAGCCGATATTTAAACCTAGTTCGTACGAATCCCTGATTGCGGTAGAACCCGGGGatgtttgtatgtatgtgtttgtgtatggGAGAGGTggacgaatttttttttctagatctAGTTAGTGCTAACCACACTCTTTGCTGCGTTCTGCTAGGGAACGATCAGTAAAGAGAGGGAGGAGCTTCACATCCTTTGTTCAAACGAAAAAATTTGGCCAATTTGAGATTAAACTGTATCAACTCTACAGAAAGGAGACACCCTCCATTCAAAATCGTTCTTTTCTACCCTCGTTGGTTACGCGAGTATCATTCCCAGAAGCGTGGATTGGAAGCGTTTGTATTAGGATTGGCAGTTTGTGAGTATGCGTTGTTCGCAACTTACCTGGAAGATGCTGGGTGGCTTGGGGAGGAACACTACCCTGTCTCTGGAGCCTCATTTGCTGGTTGGCAAAAACTGGATTTCCAAAGTTGGGTCCAGACGCTGTGTTAGCCTGCGAGGGACTCGGTGGGCCGGGAAAACCTCCGTCTACCGTGCCACCAAACGAGCCTTGTCGAGGAGTTCCCGGGGAGTTGAGCGATCGCTGTCTCTGGGGAGCCACGAATTGTCGGTTAGCGGCGGCTGGATTGAAACCCGGTACCGTCTGAAACAAATGAATGATAGAATCAAGGAAGAGGTGTACGATTTATTAGAGTTTACCGATAGTTGAGCATTAAGCATAGGATTCTGCTGTTGGATGGAGAGGCGGGCATTGGCGTTCTGCTGccactgctgttgctgctgctgtaatGTGGCTGCGTTAGGCTGTGGCACCTGTTGAGCACTATTGAAGGGAGGTTGACGCGGTGATAACTGTTGACTGCCGGCACTACTCTGCTGGAAGCTAGCTACcagttgctgttgctgttgcggCGACATCCGATGACCGGGATTGCTGGTAAATGGGTTACCTTGAAAACCTGTGAATCAATCGCACGAATTTATTATGTGAGCCACGCAGAGTTTCGATTTAAATTGGCGCGAAACCGACCTGCTTGTTGTGGACTAAGTTGTGTTCGTTGGCTCGGACTTAGCTGCTGCTGCATCAACTGACTCGGAGAGAATCCTGGACTTAGCTGAGAGTCTGAAACGCTGTTTGCTCGAGTAAGTGAAACGTTCGGAGCGACGGTGTTGTTGAGCAATGACTCGATGTTTTGCATGCCGGGTGTTAATCCCACTAGAAAAGATATTATTCGTAAATTTGAATCTATTGTTTAACCGATACCCTAACTCACGGTTGATATCCGCGTTAGCTGTGGCATTCACCGGCACTACcatttgctgttgtttttgcTGCTGCAGGAGTCTCTGCCGCTGATGCTCTTGAAGTATTCTTTCACGCTGTTGCTGAACTTTTTGGATGGCCAGCGCATTTGCTCCAGGGGCACCGTTTCCCATTTGTCCAGCGCCAGGCCCCGGACCGGAAATTCTCATGCGCGGCGTATATACTGGGGGTGGGGTGAAATTTGAAGGGTTGGAAGTTGTTGGTGTTCCTGGGccttgctgctgttgttgttgctgctgctgctgctgttgctgctgagaCATTGGTGACCCTCCTGGTCCCATTCCATGCATTGGATACGCAGGAGGGCTACCGCTGTACTGTATAGGAGATGATACGTTTTCGATTTGCATCAGGGATTTCTGGATCGCATTGATAGCTAGCTTTTCCTGAATGTCTTGCTGGCTAGATTGGGATGGAGTAGCGGATGTGGATGACTCGATGGAACCTATTCCTACAATAGATAGCAATTATCAGTTTTAtgtgtgttgtcaaaactaTGCGTTATCGCTTACCTAAAAGACTATTGAGTTCGTTATCACCAAAGTTTCCCTCTGGGGCGATATCGATTACGTGGTTAAGTATTTCGTTCAACTCAGGATCCCACTCGGGCGTCGGCTGATTGGAGGTCGATGTAGCTGAAGAGGCAAACGGACCACTGCCGACAGAACCGATGCCTGAGTCCTGAATCGCTGGAGAGTAGTTTTGTTGGCGCTGCTGGGCAGCAACCATTTGCTGCTGAAGCAAGGCCTGtacatgctgctgttgctgatgGTTGAGGTAGATATCGGATGAAGTAGGTGGCTGTTGTGATTCTGGAGGCATACATGATTTGcgcatctgctgctgctgctgctgctgcattcGTAGCTGATGGCTCATCTGTTGTACTTGCTTTAGATTGTTGTTGTTTGTGGTcaggttgttgttgttgatggttCGATTCGGTGGCGTTGAACTGGTGACTGGAGGCATCTGCCGGGCCACATTGCTGATGGGTATATCGGGGATGATGCGATTCAAGGGCAGGTGACCAGGCAGCAGAGGTGTTGGAGCCTTGGCCGGGTTGGCCAGTAGCGAGGCTAACATTTTGTTCTTCTCGCGCAGTTTGGACGGTTTGTCGTCAGGGCGTTTCGCGGCGGCACCCTCGTCCGGTTCGTTCGAGGGACGCTTGCGGTCGTTGCCCTGCAGGCGAAGCATCTGGATTAGTTCCTCGTTGTTGAGTGGAGCTGGGTGTTCCTTGGGTTCATCCTGTTAGTTGtaataaatacataaaatagtgtttgtttttctttcataaATTATCTCGCATACCTTTACTTTTTGCAATTGCCTCATCAGCTCACTTGGCCGATTCCGCGACTcggaatcatcatcatcacttttttcattgagtagctaaaaatcgaaaaataatattaatttgTCAGCCACtcaaatcatgttttttttttcaatccagtTGTCTACAGTTACTTAATATAATGAATTAGGTACtcagtcaaaacggttttttATATCGAAACATATCAATTTAATCAATTGAGCTACTTATAAAATGTGCATATAACATTACAAACAAGAACAAAAAAGTGTTCATTTATACCAACAGTAGCAGCTAAAGGGGGAAAAAGGGGGCGCTTAAAACCAACCAAAGTAAAATGAAAGGAACAATAGAAGTGTTATAAATCGAAAGCACCAAATGAACTAAATATGAGTAAAAGAAAAAGGTGAGCCAAAAAAGGAGAAATAGAGAGATAGATTGGTTTTGCACGCGTACCTGTAACAGCATGTTATTGCTACCGGGTTTGGTCTCGGTGCCGCCCGGACGATTGCCCCCCAAGCCACTACCACCACTACCCTGATGAATTCTAACCGACTGAGGTAAACGGTGCGAGAGGCCCGTTGTAGTAGTACTTAATTTATTTCCATTATTATCCTTATCTTCTTCGGAATTCAGTAAGCCCTataaatatacaaaatttccagCTCCAGTACTGAGAACATTGGCAGGGGTGTAAAGTAAGCGTTTGGGGCTGGGAGCAAATACTCAACTTCAAGCTTTCAATGTTTAAGGGAATGTTGTTTCCCtaattatttttaatgaataGAGTCCTGAATGGATATAGCTCATGGGATCATAGAAGTACAATTTAGAGCAAC from Wyeomyia smithii strain HCP4-BCI-WySm-NY-G18 chromosome 3, ASM2978416v1, whole genome shotgun sequence encodes the following:
- the LOC129732202 gene encoding nuclear receptor coactivator 2 isoform X5; its protein translation is MSIAAAENAGLGPCELPLPDQWLVHTQLSQTTAQSSSQQYSSSSQASGPSLGLGGLSTLPLQAQQPQQQQQQHSTNSSSHPQPPSTSQQPHHLQSKIMNAVVPAVSVPAATKKIRRKPDTKPQSQINKCNNEKRRRELENEYIEQLGEFLQINKRDMTACKPDKAAILSEVVRTFRRLLEQGNRDLTGPNRCSKCSPDCSDSCKLHPVQQGEVSSTEPPLPEPSVNGHSPEKSAYFEAVQHYISNVGWALLEINSEGVIECATENVLDVLHYSRSELHGQSIYSYLHTGDHSKLSPILNKNTFELNWEQDEMFCQTPKRTIRTKIRWLLKAPESANDTIEQKQQRQDKYKDLLIISAPVKDDTDTESSSVLCLITLPEDDHQGAIESNTMPQTLDEQLTLKLDMSGDVIDLDAATLRKQFAGYLTKETVRSIHDLCHFQDRPRLNEHLNNVMNANGTAQVSSYRLRLGGPDVYVHVKAQTRLFRNNKPNEPDFIMAIHTILSDSEVAMVECGLAGGNSNPSSSSSSSLAIPSASSSGGGSTARQLQQITQGVSNMGGPLMSSILNGGSGGGGAGVPGGLPGSLSSVVSPRSNPNSSLLTSDSSNFFSSDFEFEFPHSTFDMESVGVGWDSRPDSRTSVTPVSTPRPPSVTAYSPAAAPMCPSPLTPYHAGSAGGQPSPSNNNNNNSMTNNNTGPFGGNFPFPFDDKEKIQDQIHQQQQQQQQQQQQSHHHPQQQPPQQQQQHMASHDSERLRNLLTTKRPHSNASSSSGLDMDHDPRNPNRILKLLNEKSDDDDSESRNRPSELMRQLQKVKDEPKEHPAPLNNEELIQMLRLQGNDRKRPSNEPDEGAAAKRPDDKPSKLREKNKMLASLLANPAKAPTPLLPGHLPLNRIIPDIPISNVARQMPPVTSSTPPNRTINNNNLTTNNNNLKQVQQMSHQLRMQQQQQQQMRKSCMPPESQQPPTSSDIYLNHQQQQHVQALLQQQMVAAQQRQQNYSPAIQDSGIGSVGSGPFASSATSTSNQPTPEWDPELNEILNHVIDIAPEGNFGDNELNSLLGIGSIESSTSATPSQSSQQDIQEKLAINAIQKSLMQIENVSSPIQYSGSPPAYPMHGMGPGGSPMSQQQQQQQQQQQQQQGPGTPTTSNPSNFTPPPVYTPRMRISGPGPGAGQMGNGAPGANALAIQKVQQQRERILQEHQRQRLLQQQKQQQMVVPVNATANADINLGLTPGMQNIESLLNNTVAPNVSLTRANSVSDSQLSPGFSPSQLMQQQLSPSQRTQLSPQQAGFQGNPFTSNPGHRMSPQQQQQLVASFQQSSAGSQQLSPRQPPFNSAQQVPQPNAATLQQQQQQWQQNANARLSIQQQNPMLNAQLSTVPGFNPAAANRQFVAPQRQRSLNSPGTPRQGSFGGTVDGGFPGPPSPSQANTASGPNFGNPVFANQQMRLQRQGSVPPQATQHLPGSPRPSYGGHGPNADASGYGMMFSNAAMQQHTAGSPGDFFNRSQTGANGGGLNSSELVRQELRAVVSVRAQNAASGGVGGTGGLRTPQSPIGMSPMGGGNGGLQGPGSVAGGAAGGGSTPGGGPSVMGPGSNSGSVLSPGMGGITGNLVSSGGGGGGVVGVTGSGSSTAGGGNGNNSGNGDGMQTSQLPGTSSLLNTPGDMDPSMLFNFHLAPKGSKLQLASSEWPSIADENDNPIKRSSSEVIRVGDPKNSSLLLQKLLSD
- the LOC129732202 gene encoding nuclear receptor coactivator 2 isoform X3 → MSIAAAENAGLGPCELPLPDQWLVHTQLSQTTAQSSSQQYSSSSQASGPSLGLGGLSTLPLQAQQPQQQQQQHSTNSSSHPQPPSTSQQPHHLQSKIMNAVVPAVSVPAATKKIRRKPDTKPQSQINKCNNEKRRRELENEYIEQLGEFLQINKRDMTACKPDKAAILSEVVRTFRRLLEQGNRDLTGPNRCSKCSPDCSDSCKLHPVQQGEVSSTEPPLPEPSVNGHSPEKSAYFEAVQHYISNVGWALLEINSEGVIECATENVLDVLHYSRSELHGQSIYSYLHTGDHSKLSPILNKNTFELNWEQDEMFCQTPKRTIRTKIRWLLKAPESANDTIEQKQQRQDKYKDLLIISAPVKDDTDTESSSVLCLITLPEDDHQGAIESNTMPQTLDEQLTLKLDMSGDVIDLDAATLRKQFAGYLTKETVRSIHDLCHFQDRPRLNEHLNNVMNANGTAQVSSYRLRLGGPDVYVHVKAQTRLFRNNKPNEPDFIMAIHTILSDSEVAMVECGLAGGNSNPSSSSSSSLAIPSASSSGGGSTARQLQQITQGVSNMGGPLMSSILNGGSGGGGAGVPGGLPGSLSSVVSPRSNPNSSLLTSDSSNFFSSDFEFEFPHSTFDMESVGVGWDSRPDSRTSVTPVSTPRPPSVTAYSPAAAPMCPSPLTPYHAGSAGGQPSPSNNNNNNSMTNNNTGPFGGNFPFPFDDKEKIQDQIHQQQQQQQQQQQQSHHHPQQQPPQQQQQHMASHDSERLRNLLTTKRPHSNASSSSGLDMDHDPRNPNRILKGLLNSEEDKDNNGNKLSTTTTGLSHRLPQSVRIHQGSGGSGLGGNRPGGTETKPGSNNMLLQLLNEKSDDDDSESRNRPSELMRQLQKVKDEPKEHPAPLNNEELIQMLRLQGNDRKRPSNEPDEGAAAKRPDDKPSKLREKNKMLASLLANPAKAPTPLLPGHLPLNRIIPDIPISNVARQMPPVTSSTPPNRTINNNNLTTNNNNLKQVQQMSHQLRMQQQQQQQMRKSCMPPESQQPPTSSDIYLNHQQQQHVQALLQQQMVAAQQRQQNYSPAIQDSGIGSVGSGPFASSATSTSNQPTPEWDPELNEILNHVIDIAPEGNFGDNELNSLLGIGSIESSTSATPSQSSQQDIQEKLAINAIQKSLMQIENVSSPIQYSGSPPAYPMHGMGPGGSPMSQQQQQQQQQQQQQQGPGTPTTSNPSNFTPPPVYTPRMRISGPGPGAGQMGNGAPGANALAIQKVQQQRERILQEHQRQRLLQQQKQQQMVVPVNATANADINLGLTPGMQNIESLLNNTVAPNVSLTRANSVSDSQLSPGFSPSQLMQQQLSPSQRTQLSPQQAGFQGNPFTSNPGHRMSPQQQQQLVASFQQSSAGSQQLSPRQPPFNSAQQVPQPNAATLQQQQQQWQQNANARLSIQQQNPMLNAQLSTVPGFNPAAANRQFVAPQRQRSLNSPGTPRQGSFGGTVDGGFPGPPSPSQANTASGPNFGNPVFANQQMRLQRQGSVPPQATQHLPGSPRPSYGGHGPNADASGYGMMFSNAAMQQHTAGSPGDFFNRSQTGANGGGLNSSELVRQELRAVVSVRAQNAASGGVGGTGGLRTPQSPIGMSPMGGGNGGLQGPGSVAGGAAGGGSTPGGGPSVMGPGSNSGSVLSPGMGGITGNLVSSGGGGGGVVGVTGSGSSTAGGGNGNNSGNGDGMQTSQLPGTSSLLNTPGDMDPSMLFNFHLAPKEFFGGNTSR
- the LOC129732202 gene encoding nuclear receptor coactivator 2 isoform X7, with translation MSIAAAENAGLGPCELPLPDQWLVHTQLSQTTAQSSSQQYSSSSQASGPSLGLGGLSTLPLQAQQPQQQQQQHSTNSSSHPQPPSTSQQPHHLQSKIMNAVVPAVSVPAATKKIRRKPDTKPQSQINKCNNEKRRRELENEYIEQLGEFLQINKRDMTACKPDKAAILSEVVRTFRRLLEQGNRDLTGPNRCSKCSPDCSDSCKLHPVQQGEVSSTEPPLPEPSVNGHSPEKSAYFEAVQHYISNVGWALLEINSEGVIECATENVLDVLHYSRSELHGQSIYSYLHTGDHSKLSPILNKNTFELNWEQDEMFCQTPKRTIRTKIRWLLKAPESANDTIEQKQQRQDKYKDLLIISAPVKDDTDTESSSVLCLITLPEDDHQGAIESNTMPQTLDEQLTLKLDMSGDVIDLDAATLRKQFAGYLTKETVRSIHDLCHFQDRPRLNEHLNNVMNANGTAQVSSYRLRLGGPDVYVHVKAQTRLFRNNKPNEPDFIMAIHTILSDSEVAMVECGLAGGNSNPSSSSSSSLAIPSASSSGGGSTARQLQQITQGVSNMGGPLMSSILNGGSGGGGAGVPGGLPGSLSSVVSPRSNPNSSLLTSDSSNFFSSDFEFEFPHSTFDMESVGVGWDSRPDSRTSVTPVSTPRPPSVTAYSPAAAPMCPSPLTPYHAGSAGGQPSPSNNNNNNSMTNNNTGPFGGNFPFPFDDKEKIQDQIHQQQQQQQQQQQQSHHHPQQQPPQQQQQHMASHDSERLRNLLTTKRPHSNASSSSGLDMDHDPRNPNRILKGLLNSEEDKDNNGNKLSTTTTGLSHRLPQSVRIHQGSGGSGLGGNRPGGTETKPGSNNMLLQLLNEKSDDDDSESRNRPSELMRQLQKVKDEPKEHPAPLNNEELIQMLRLQGNDRKRPSNEPDEGAAAKRPDDKPSKLREKNKMLASLLANPAKAPTPLLPGHLPLNRIIPDIPISNVARQMPPVTSSTPPNRTINNNNLTTNNNNLKQVQQMSHQLRMQQQQQQQMRKSCMPPESQQPPTSSDIYLNHQQQQHVQALLQQQMVAAQQRQQNYSPAIQDSGIGSVGSGPFASSATSTSNQPTPEWDPELNEILNHVIDIAPEGNFGDNELNSLLGIGSIESSTSATPSQSSQQDIQEKLAINAIQKSLMQIENVSSPIQYSGSPPAYPMHGMGPGGSPMSQQQQQQQQQQQQQQGPGTPTTSNPSNFTPPPVYTPRMRISGPGPGAGQMGNGAPGANALAIQKVQQQRERILQEHQRQRLLQQQKQQQMVVPVNATANADINLGLTPGMQNIESLLNNTVAPNVSLTRANSVSDSQLSPGFSPSQLMQQQLSPSQRTQLSPQQAGFQGNPFTSNPGHRMSPQQQQQLVASFQQSSAGSQQLSPRQPPFNSAQQVPQPNAATLQQQQQQWQQNANARLSIQQQNPMLNAQLSTVPGFNPAAANRQFVAPQRQRSLNSPGTPRQGSFGGTVDGGFPGPPSPSQANTASGPNFGNPVFANQQMRLQRQGSVPPQATQHLPGANGGGLNSSELVRQELRAVVSVRAQNAASGGVGGTGGLRTPQSPIGMSPMGGGNGGLQGPGSVAGGAAGGGSTPGGGPSVMGPGSNSGSVLSPGMGGITGNLVSSGGGGGGVVGVTGSGSSTAGGGNGNNSGNGDGMQTSQLPGTSSLLNTPGDMDPSMLFNFHLAPKEFFGGNTSR